A stretch of the Deinococcota bacterium genome encodes the following:
- the phnC gene encoding phosphonate ABC transporter ATP-binding protein has protein sequence MLEISNLVKKYGTGEAVLKGLDLTVEGKGITAIIGSSGAGKSTLLRCINRLVEPTSGSIELNGLDLVKLRGNRLRQARRRIGMIFQGFNLVDRLTVMENVLSGRLGYVGFFQAMSRRFPRSDIDRAFHLLERVGLEGYVNKRADALSGGERQRVGVVRALMQEPEILLADEPTASLDPKTSEQIMQLTGELSQEFSLPVLINIHNVGQAKEYAGRIVGLRYGRIIFDGVAGDLDQGVLDSIYTGEDPAEGSPAEAGEALPANT, from the coding sequence ATGCTCGAGATCTCTAATCTGGTCAAAAAGTACGGGACGGGCGAGGCCGTCCTCAAGGGCCTCGACTTGACGGTTGAAGGCAAGGGGATCACCGCGATTATCGGCTCGTCAGGGGCGGGCAAGAGCACCTTGTTGCGCTGTATCAACCGGCTGGTCGAGCCGACCTCAGGGTCCATCGAGCTGAACGGTTTGGATTTGGTCAAGCTCCGGGGCAACCGGCTCAGGCAGGCGCGGCGGCGCATCGGCATGATCTTTCAGGGTTTCAACCTGGTCGACCGTCTGACCGTCATGGAAAATGTGCTCTCCGGGCGGCTGGGTTACGTCGGCTTTTTTCAGGCGATGAGCCGACGCTTTCCGCGTAGTGACATCGACCGGGCCTTTCATCTGCTCGAGCGCGTGGGCCTGGAGGGCTACGTCAACAAGCGCGCCGATGCGCTCTCGGGCGGCGAGCGCCAGCGCGTAGGGGTGGTGAGGGCGCTCATGCAGGAGCCTGAAATCCTGCTGGCGGACGAACCGACCGCTTCGCTCGATCCCAAAACCTCGGAGCAGATCATGCAGCTCACGGGCGAACTCTCCCAGGAGTTCTCGCTGCCCGTGCTGATCAACATCCATAACGTCGGCCAGGCAAAGGAGTACGCGGGGCGCATCGTCGGCCTGCGCTACGGCCGAATCATTTTTGACGGCGTCGCGGGCGACCTCGATCAGGGTGTACTGGACAGCATCTATACGGGTGAAGACCCTGCTGAGGGTTCACCGGCAGAAGCGGGCGAGGCTCTGCCCGCCAACACCTGA
- the phnE gene encoding phosphonate ABC transporter, permease protein PhnE, whose protein sequence is MAAGTARRTWRKPPFIRNPWLRYGLFVLVLLYLYWMISTLPFNWERIVQGFPRAVRIFGGAFPPDFSRSQLLFSGLLESIQIAIVATLLGVLISIPVAIMAARNVAPLPVYALGRSLIIVARSFHPVIVAIIFVKAVGFGPLAGILTLTLYSLGFVGKLLAEAVEEISKGQVEAIQATGAGYFKTLLYAVFPQILPRQVGLSIYQLDSNLRASAVVGIVGAGGIGGTLMNAFRRFDYDFAFAILVVIIAIILVSEGVSGRLRRSLT, encoded by the coding sequence ATGGCCGCCGGGACCGCGCGCCGCACCTGGCGCAAGCCGCCCTTTATCAGGAATCCCTGGTTGCGTTACGGCCTTTTCGTTCTGGTGCTGCTCTACCTTTACTGGATGATCAGCACCCTGCCCTTTAACTGGGAGCGGATCGTGCAGGGTTTTCCTCGAGCGGTGCGCATTTTCGGAGGGGCCTTTCCCCCTGACTTTTCAAGGAGCCAGCTCCTCTTCAGCGGCCTTCTCGAGAGCATTCAGATCGCCATCGTCGCCACGCTGTTGGGCGTGCTCATCAGCATTCCCGTCGCCATCATGGCGGCCAGGAATGTGGCTCCCCTGCCGGTTTACGCGCTCGGACGCAGTCTGATCATCGTTGCCAGAAGCTTTCACCCCGTCATCGTGGCGATTATCTTTGTAAAGGCGGTGGGCTTCGGCCCCCTAGCGGGCATTCTGACGCTCACCCTCTATTCGCTCGGCTTCGTCGGCAAACTCCTCGCCGAGGCCGTGGAGGAGATTAGTAAAGGGCAGGTTGAAGCCATCCAGGCGACCGGGGCAGGTTATTTCAAAACCCTCCTCTACGCCGTGTTTCCGCAGATTCTGCCGCGCCAGGTCGGCCTCAGCATCTATCAGCTCGACAGCAACCTGCGGGCCTCGGCGGTGGTCGGCATCGTCGGGGCGGGTGGCATCGGCGGCACCCTGATGAACGCCTTCAGACGCTTCGATTACGACTTCGCCTTTGCTATTCTCGTGGTGATCATCGCCATCATTCTGGTAAGCGAGGGCGTGAGCGGGCGCTTGCGGAGGAGCCTCACGTGA
- the phnE gene encoding phosphonate ABC transporter, permease protein PhnE: MKGALPEHYRWQRYSLREKLLRYLAYLVTIVVVFWSVRTLDIFWPWVWDAPGEIADLLRRMTPPNLSRWDEIFWAMIETINIATLATFLSLFLALPTAYISAQNTTPNNLTLWLGRFILVATRSVNTIIWALLFVAIFGPGVIAGILAIAFRSIGFVGKLMAEAIEEIDRKPVEAIEATGASKGKVVLFAIIPQVLPAFFAVSILRWDINIRESTVLGLVGAGGIGLILQGAIDTFAWQVAATVLIAILAVVIFGEIVSGWLRSRVI, encoded by the coding sequence GTGAAGGGCGCACTACCCGAGCATTACCGCTGGCAACGCTACAGCCTGCGCGAGAAGCTCTTGCGTTACCTCGCCTACCTCGTCACCATCGTCGTCGTGTTCTGGTCGGTGCGCACGCTCGACATCTTCTGGCCCTGGGTCTGGGACGCCCCCGGCGAAATCGCCGACCTGCTGAGGCGCATGACGCCACCCAACCTGTCGCGCTGGGACGAGATTTTTTGGGCCATGATCGAGACGATCAACATCGCCACGCTGGCGACGTTCCTGTCCTTGTTCCTGGCCTTACCGACCGCCTATATCTCGGCCCAAAACACCACCCCCAACAACCTTACCCTCTGGCTCGGCCGCTTTATCCTGGTCGCTACGCGCTCCGTGAACACCATCATCTGGGCGCTGCTCTTCGTCGCCATCTTCGGCCCCGGCGTGATCGCCGGCATCTTGGCCATCGCGTTTCGCTCCATCGGTTTTGTCGGCAAGCTCATGGCCGAGGCCATCGAGGAGATCGACCGCAAGCCGGTGGAAGCCATCGAGGCGACCGGCGCCTCGAAAGGCAAGGTGGTGCTCTTTGCGATTATTCCCCAGGTGTTGCCCGCCTTTTTTGCCGTCAGCATCCTGCGCTGGGACATCAATATCAGAGAGTCCACCGTACTCGGCCTGGTTGGCGCCGGCGGCATCGGCCTCATCTTGCAAGGCGCGATCGACACCTTCGCCTGGCAAGTGGCGGCAACGGTGCTCATAGCCATTTTGGCCGTGGTGATCTTCGGCGAGATCGTCTCGGGTTGGTTGCGCAGCAGGGTGATCTAG
- a CDS encoding FAD-dependent oxidoreductase, giving the protein MNREEHIDRLKTGRFDLLVIGGGATGAGTALDAASRGLEVALVERGDFAAGTSSRSTKLIHGGVRYLEQAVKKFDRSQFNLVRDALHERATLLRIAPHLARPLPILTPLYSRLELPYYLTGLKIYDWLAGKAQLRPSRFVSKGEAKARFPMIRTAGLRGGVLYYDGQFDDARMNVALALSAAETGAAVANHVEVEGLVKEKGKVRGAALHDRLSGARWQVSAGVVVNATGPFADAIRQLDEPEAAPLLSASSGVHVVLDKKFSPPDTGLLIPQTEDGRVLFLLPWLGHTLVGTTDNPAAITAHPKAGDADIDYILRHVDRYFDLPVSRGDVRSSWSGLRPLVSDPKAADTARLSRDHVINVSDSSLVTIAGGKWTTYRKMALDTVDEAVRVGGLAPRTPSRTESLTLAGGEGFDPAHAAKLQDTFGLDADVAEHLNATYGSRGAAVAELATQGYGALLAEGHPYLEAEVLYSVRCEFARTAEDVLARRTRLSFLDQAAAKGALPRVLELLAQELSWDEARVTAEGERARDQFG; this is encoded by the coding sequence ATGAACCGCGAAGAGCACATCGACAGGCTGAAGACGGGGCGCTTCGACCTCTTGGTCATCGGCGGGGGGGCGACAGGGGCCGGGACGGCCTTGGACGCCGCCAGCCGCGGGCTCGAGGTGGCCCTGGTCGAGCGCGGCGACTTCGCGGCGGGGACCAGCTCCCGCAGCACCAAGCTCATCCACGGCGGCGTGCGCTACTTGGAGCAGGCGGTGAAAAAGTTCGACCGCAGCCAGTTCAACCTGGTGCGCGACGCCCTGCACGAGCGGGCCACCCTGTTAAGGATCGCCCCCCACCTGGCTAGGCCGCTGCCCATCCTGACGCCGCTCTACAGCCGGCTCGAGCTGCCCTACTACCTGACCGGCCTGAAGATCTACGACTGGCTGGCCGGCAAGGCCCAGCTCCGGCCCAGCCGCTTCGTGAGCAAAGGCGAGGCCAAGGCGCGCTTTCCCATGATCCGCACGGCGGGGCTGAGGGGCGGCGTGCTCTACTACGACGGCCAGTTCGACGACGCCCGCATGAACGTCGCCCTCGCCCTCAGCGCCGCCGAAACGGGCGCGGCCGTCGCCAATCACGTCGAGGTCGAAGGGCTCGTCAAGGAGAAGGGCAAGGTCCGCGGCGCGGCCCTCCACGACCGCCTGAGCGGCGCGCGCTGGCAGGTCTCGGCGGGGGTCGTCGTCAACGCCACCGGCCCCTTCGCCGACGCCATCCGGCAGCTGGACGAGCCGGAGGCCGCCCCGCTGCTCTCGGCCTCTTCGGGCGTGCATGTCGTCTTGGACAAGAAGTTCTCACCGCCCGACACCGGCCTGCTGATCCCGCAGACCGAGGACGGCCGGGTGCTCTTTTTACTGCCCTGGCTCGGCCACACCCTGGTCGGCACCACCGACAACCCCGCCGCCATCACGGCCCACCCCAAGGCCGGCGACGCCGACATCGACTACATCCTGCGCCACGTGGACCGCTACTTCGACCTGCCGGTGAGCCGGGGCGACGTGCGCTCGAGCTGGTCGGGCCTGCGCCCTTTGGTCTCCGACCCCAAGGCCGCCGACACCGCCCGGCTCTCGCGCGACCACGTCATCAACGTGAGCGACTCCAGCCTGGTCACCATCGCCGGCGGCAAGTGGACCACCTACCGCAAGATGGCCTTAGACACCGTGGACGAGGCGGTCAGGGTGGGTGGGCTGGCGCCGCGGACGCCCTCGCGCACCGAGAGCCTCACGCTGGCGGGCGGCGAGGGCTTCGACCCTGCTCACGCGGCCAAGCTTCAAGACACCTTCGGCTTAGACGCCGACGTGGCGGAGCACCTCAACGCCACCTACGGCAGCCGCGGCGCGGCGGTCGCCGAACTCGCCACCCAGGGCTACGGCGCGCTCCTGGCCGAAGGACATCCCTACCTCGAGGCCGAGGTTCTCTACAGCGTCCGCTGCGAGTTCGCCCGCACCGCGGAGGACGTGCTCGCGCGCCGCACCCGCTTGAGCTTTCTAGACCAGGCGGCCGCCAAGGGGGCTTTGCCCAGGGTGCTGGAGCTCCTCGCCCAGGAACTGAGCTGGGACGAGGCGCGCGTCACGGCCGAAGGCGAGCGGGCGCGCGACCAGTTCGGCTAG
- a CDS encoding type II toxin-antitoxin system VapC family toxin, translating to MVVDTSVLLHVAFGEPGWQASLRWLSKQPSLHFSAVSLVEGHAVIMSRGRRDPKGAVDDLLDTLAVEVVPFDAQQAVLAREAYSRYGKGQGHRAQLNFGDVIVYALAASRQETLTFVGDDFSHTDLEIVRLPRNEQDA from the coding sequence ATGGTCGTCGACACCAGCGTCCTGCTGCACGTCGCGTTCGGAGAACCGGGCTGGCAGGCGAGCCTGCGCTGGCTCAGCAAGCAACCCAGCCTGCACTTCTCGGCGGTGTCCCTCGTCGAAGGCCACGCCGTCATCATGAGCCGAGGTCGGCGTGACCCCAAGGGAGCGGTGGACGACCTGCTCGATACCCTGGCGGTGGAGGTCGTGCCCTTCGACGCTCAGCAGGCGGTCTTGGCCCGTGAGGCTTACAGCCGCTACGGCAAGGGACAGGGGCACAGGGCGCAGCTCAACTTCGGTGACGTCATCGTGTACGCGCTGGCCGCCTCACGCCAAGAGACACTCACCTTCGTCGGTGACGACTTCAGCCACACCGACCTGGAGATTGTGCGTCTACCTAGAAACGAACAGGATGCCTAG
- a CDS encoding type II toxin-antitoxin system VapB family antitoxin, protein MRQINIKNDRAAKLLDDIVKATGQGKTEAVISALGLYLKSLGASKRAEVATELARERLHPTIDPKALGRVPSKKEQEELLGM, encoded by the coding sequence GTGAGACAAATCAACATCAAAAACGACAGGGCGGCAAAGCTCCTCGACGACATCGTCAAGGCTACGGGTCAGGGTAAGACAGAGGCCGTCATCAGCGCCCTGGGACTTTACTTGAAGAGCTTGGGCGCCTCCAAGCGGGCCGAAGTCGCCACCGAACTCGCCCGCGAACGCCTCCACCCCACCATCGACCCTAAAGCGTTGGGTAGGGTGCCGAGCAAGAAGGAGCAAGAAGAGCTCCTGGGGATGTAG